CCATACCCATTCGCACGAATCCCGACGGCTCCGTTGTTCGCGTCAAGAACATCGGGAGGACCGAGCTCGGCACCGAGCAGTACAGTGTCACCAGTTCTTATAACGGCAAGCCCTCGGCAGGCATGGCCATCAGGCAGGCCGCCGGTGCCAATGCCCTGGAAACGGCCAATGCCGTCAGACAAAAACTGGAGGAGATGAGTCACTACTTTCCCCCCGGCATGAAGGTGATTTATCCTTACGACACCACCCCCTTTACCAGGGTGGCTATCGAGGAAGTGGTCAAAACCCTGTTTGAAGCGATTCTGCTTGTGTTTGTGATCATGTACCTTTTCATGGGAACCTTCCGGGCTACCCTGATACCCACCATCGCGGTGCCGGTGGTGCTGCTGGGTACCTTTGCGATTCTGGGCTTTTTCGGGTTTTCCATCAACATGCTGACCATGTTTGCCATGGTACTGGCCATCGGACTGCTGGTGGACGACGCCATCGTGGTGGTGGAAAATGTGGAACGGATCATGAGCGAGGAGGGACTCCCCCCAAAGGAGGCGACGGCCAAATCGATGGATCAAATCACCACCGCACTGATCGGCATCGGGCTGGTGCTCGCAGCGGTTTTTGGCCCTATGGCCTTCTTCCCAGGGTCCACCGGCATCATTTACCGGCAGTTCGCCTTGACGATTGCCTCTGCGATGCTGCTGTCGGTTGTCGTCGCCCTGATTCTGACCCCCGTGCTTTGCGCTTCACTCCTCAAACCGGTGCCGAAAGGGCACGAACCGGCGGATAACGCCGTTTTTTTTCTGCGCCCGTTTTTCAGATGGTTTGACCGGGCCTTTTTCAGTACGCGCAATCTGTATGTCAGGCTGGTCGGCCACGCCCTGGCTTCGAAACTGCGCTATCTGATTCTCTTCGGACTGATTGTGGGCGCCATGGGTTATCTCTTTCAGCGTATGCCCACGGCATATCTACCCGACGAAGACCAGGGCATCATGCTGGTCCAAGCCATCTTGCCATCAGGCTCCACCCTGGAACAGACCCAGCAGATTTTAGGGGAGGTCAGACACTATTTCCAGACACAGGAAAAAGAAGCGGTGGAGTCTTTCATGGCCATTTCCGGCATCAGTTTCGGCGGACAGGGACAAAACATGGGATTGGGTTTTACCAAGCTCAGAGACTGGGACCTGCGTCAAAGGCCCGATCTAAAGGTCGACGCCATTGCCGGCAGGACTATGCGGGCCTTTTCGCAGATAAAGGGCGCCATGGTGTTCGCATTCGCTCCCCCACCGGTTTCTGAATTGGGCAGTGCCACCGGGTTTGATTTCCGGTTGCAGGATCGCGGCGGGATCGGCCATCAAAAACTGATGGAAGCACGCAATCAGCTTCTGGGCATGGCTGCCCAGGATCCGCGCTTGACGCGCGTTCGACCCAACGGCATGGAAGACGTACCGGAATACCGCATCGATGTGGACTGGGACAAGGCCGGGGCTTTGGGAATTCCCATCAGCTCAGTTAACAACACGGTCTCGGCCGCTTTTGGCAGCGCTTACGTCAACGACTTTATCCAGGCCGGACGGGTCAAGCGTGTCTTCGTGCAGGCGGATGCCCCGTACCGCATGATGCCGAGTGATTTGAATAAACTCTATGTCCGCAACAACAAGGGCGAAATGGTGGCTTTCTCCTCCATTGCTTCCGGTCGATGGGCCATCGGTTCTCCGCAACTGGAACGCTACAATGCCTTCTCCTCCATCAATATCTGGGGCGAGCCTTCACCGGGAAGGAGCTCGGGAGAGGCCATGCAGGCCATGGAGGAGATCGTTTCAAAATTGCCGCAGGGGATCGGCTTCGACTGGAGTGGACTTTCCTATCAGGAGCGCATGGCCAGCGCCCAGGCTCCCTTGCTGTACGCATTTTCCATTTTCGTCATTTTCCTGTGTCTGGCAGCGCTCTATGAAAGCTGGCCGATTCCCCTGGCCATTTTGCTGACCCTTCCTCTGGGGGTCATCGGCGGTGTCATTGCTTCGTTCATGCGGTCGATGCCCAATGACGTTTATTTTCAGATCGGCCTGCTGACCACCCTGGGCCTGACCACCAAGAATGCCATTCTGATCGTTCAATTCGCCAAGGCCAGGGTCGATGCGGGGGATCGGCTCATCCAGGCGACGCTCGAGGCCGCAAAATTGAGGCTGCGTCCCATCATCATGACCTCGCTGGCGTTCGGCTTCGGTGTGTTGCCGCTTGCCCTGGCGAGCGGTGCCGGTTCGGGTGCGCAAAGAGCGATCGGCACCGCTGTTCTGGGAGGCATGGTGACATCCACCCTCCTGGTGATCCTGTTTGCGCCGCTTTTTTACGTTTTAATCTATAAGGCACTGGGAAAACACAGAAAGCGTGTAACTATGAAGTATGTTGCTGAGAATTCAGTGGGGGGTGGAACCAAATGAAGGCATCCATATTCTTGATGGGGGTTGGCATGGTTATGGCTTTGTACGGGTGCACGATGGCGCCCCGATACGAACAGCCGCCGGCACCGGTCCCCGCCGCGTGGCCCCAGGGTGCCGCCTACACGGACATGCGCGCCGGCTCGGAAACGGTGCCGGTGAACGATCTTGTGTGGAAAGATTTTTTTAGCGACGATCAGCTGCAGCAAATCATTGAAACCGCCTTGAACAATAACCGCGACCTTCGGATTGCGGCCCTGAACGTGGAAAGGGCCCGCGGGCTCTACGGTATTCAACGGGCGGAACTGCTTCCTTCCGTGGATGCCTCCGGCGTGTACAGCAAGGAGCGCCGCTCATCCGATTTGATCACTCCGGGCTATCCGCGGACCTTCGAACAGTATAGTGTCAACCTCGGTGTCGCCGCGTGGGAGATCGATTTTTTCGGCCGTATTCGCAGTCTAAAGGACCAGGCACTGCAGAATTATCTGGCCACCGAGCAGGCCCGCCGCAGCGCGCAGATTGCTCTGATTGCACAGGTGGCGAGGACGTATCTGCTCCTGGCGGCTGACAGGGAGAACCTGGCCCTGGCCCTGGCAACGTTTGAGGCCCAGCAATCCTCCTGTGATTTGATTCAGCGGCAATATGAAACCGGATTCACCACCAAGCTGGATCTGAGCCAAGCACAAACCAGGCTGGAAGCGGCCCGGAGAGATATCCCCCGGTTCACCCAGATCGTCGCGCAGGATAACAATGCCTTGAATCTTCTGGCAGGCGCGGTGGTGTCGCAAGATCTTCTGCCCGAAGACATGAGCGCCATCCACCCACCCAAAGATGTTGCACCGGGCCTGCCTTC
Above is a window of Deltaproteobacteria bacterium DNA encoding:
- a CDS encoding efflux RND transporter permease subunit — encoded protein: MSRFFLDRPVFAWVIAIAIMAAGILAIYNLPVSQYPPIAPPSIAIDASYPGASAETVENTVTQIVEQKMTGLSDMLYLSGTSSSSGSARVELTFKPGTDPDLAWAKVQNKLQLAMASLPDVVQRQGVRVAKSTRNYLIIVGLISEDGSMDGDDLRDYAQSNLEKIMARVPGVGEVQIFGSQYAMRIWVNPDKLTSFNLTMEDVIAALRTYNVEVSAGQLGGAPAVEGQRMNAAIVVQHLLQTPEEFSAIPIRTNPDGSVVRVKNIGRTELGTEQYSVTSSYNGKPSAGMAIRQAAGANALETANAVRQKLEEMSHYFPPGMKVIYPYDTTPFTRVAIEEVVKTLFEAILLVFVIMYLFMGTFRATLIPTIAVPVVLLGTFAILGFFGFSINMLTMFAMVLAIGLLVDDAIVVVENVERIMSEEGLPPKEATAKSMDQITTALIGIGLVLAAVFGPMAFFPGSTGIIYRQFALTIASAMLLSVVVALILTPVLCASLLKPVPKGHEPADNAVFFLRPFFRWFDRAFFSTRNLYVRLVGHALASKLRYLILFGLIVGAMGYLFQRMPTAYLPDEDQGIMLVQAILPSGSTLEQTQQILGEVRHYFQTQEKEAVESFMAISGISFGGQGQNMGLGFTKLRDWDLRQRPDLKVDAIAGRTMRAFSQIKGAMVFAFAPPPVSELGSATGFDFRLQDRGGIGHQKLMEARNQLLGMAAQDPRLTRVRPNGMEDVPEYRIDVDWDKAGALGIPISSVNNTVSAAFGSAYVNDFIQAGRVKRVFVQADAPYRMMPSDLNKLYVRNNKGEMVAFSSIASGRWAIGSPQLERYNAFSSINIWGEPSPGRSSGEAMQAMEEIVSKLPQGIGFDWSGLSYQERMASAQAPLLYAFSIFVIFLCLAALYESWPIPLAILLTLPLGVIGGVIASFMRSMPNDVYFQIGLLTTLGLTTKNAILIVQFAKARVDAGDRLIQATLEAAKLRLRPIIMTSLAFGFGVLPLALASGAGSGAQRAIGTAVLGGMVTSTLLVILFAPLFYVLIYKALGKHRKRVTMKYVAENSVGGGTK
- a CDS encoding efflux transporter outer membrane subunit; translated protein: MKASIFLMGVGMVMALYGCTMAPRYEQPPAPVPAAWPQGAAYTDMRAGSETVPVNDLVWKDFFSDDQLQQIIETALNNNRDLRIAALNVERARGLYGIQRAELLPSVDASGVYSKERRSSDLITPGYPRTFEQYSVNLGVAAWEIDFFGRIRSLKDQALQNYLATEQARRSAQIALIAQVARTYLLLAADRENLALALATFEAQQSSCDLIQRQYETGFTTKLDLSQAQTRLEAARRDIPRFTQIVAQDNNALNLLAGAVVSQDLLPEDMSAIHPPKDVAPGLPSEALLSRPDIIAAEHRLKGAYASIGAARAAFFPRISLTTTVGTASDELSGLFGSTADTWSFVPQITMPIFDGRVWAALRVSKTDREIILTQYEKSIQTAFREVADALAVRGTINQQIAAQESLVDAVAETYRLSEKRYKMGIDSYLNVLDAQRSLYAQQQVLIRLRLTELENRVVLYQVLGGGAG